From Vulpes vulpes isolate BD-2025 chromosome 7, VulVul3, whole genome shotgun sequence, one genomic window encodes:
- the LOC112912506 gene encoding protein FAM32A-like has product MRRSGYLVKIRSQEKASSIKAAYEQVQKGLLKLKGVAELGVTKRKKIKKDKDKDKAKLLEAMGTSKKNKEEKRHGLDKRTPAQAAFEKMQEKQQMERILKKASKTHKQRVEDFNRHLDTLTEHYDIPKVSWTK; this is encoded by the exons ATGAG AAGGTCTGGATATTTGGTTAAAATAAGATCACAAGAAAAAGCAAGCAGCATCAAGGCGGCCTACGAGCAGGTTCAGAAGGGGCTCCTGAAACTAAAAGGCGTCGCAGAGCTCGGTGTGACCAAGCGGAAGAAGATAAAGAAGGACAAGGACAAGGACAAGGCGAAACTCCTGGAAGCGATGGGAACAAGCAAAAAGAACAAGGAGGAGAAGCGGCACGGCCTGGACAAGCGAACCCCGGCCCAGGCGGCCTTCGAGAAGATGCAGGAGAAACAGCAAATGGAAAGGATCCTAAAGAAAGCATCCAAAACCCACAAGCAGAGAGTAGAGGACTTCAACAGACACTTGGACACCCTTACAGAGCACTATGACATTCCTAAAGTCAGCTGGACGAAGTAG